The Methanofervidicoccus sp. A16 genome has a segment encoding these proteins:
- a CDS encoding GTP-dependent dephospho-CoA kinase family protein — MYAITQELREILKRPFGKVYKELPYINGKVISIGDITTKNLLSKNIVPHLSIFDLKTRRNIPVSIEHRFKRVFKVKNPPGCISDEAMEMIRYLSKIEEGNIALKVDGEEDLLALPVIKYFPYGTYVLYGQPDMGVVVLKIDEDLKEMVNKIFSLMIKK, encoded by the coding sequence ATGTATGCAATTACCCAGGAGTTGAGGGAGATACTTAAAAGACCCTTTGGAAAAGTATATAAAGAATTACCTTATATAAATGGAAAGGTTATCTCCATTGGAGACATTACTACCAAGAATCTCTTATCTAAGAATATTGTACCTCATCTTTCCATTTTTGACTTAAAAACTAGGAGAAATATACCTGTCTCTATAGAGCATAGATTTAAGAGGGTATTTAAAGTTAAAAATCCTCCAGGATGCATATCTGACGAGGCTATGGAGATGATCAGGTATCTCTCCAAGATAGAGGAAGGAAATATAGCCTTGAAAGTGGATGGTGAGGAGGATCTTTTAGCACTACCTGTTATAAAGTACTTTCCCTATGGTACCTATGTACTTTATGGACAACCTGATATGGGTGTAGTGGTACTAAAGATAGATGAAGATTTAAAGGAGATGGTAAATAAAATATTTTCACTTATGATAAAGAAGTAA
- a CDS encoding UPF0147 family protein: MFKPKKLSPEEKLKQIAQMLDDIINDTTVPRNIRAAAQNAKDAILNEKEEYIVRSATAIQYLDDISDDPNMPLHTRTQIWSIVSALETVKDE; encoded by the coding sequence GTGTTTAAACCTAAAAAACTTAGTCCAGAGGAGAAGTTAAAACAGATAGCCCAGATGTTAGACGACATTATAAACGACACTACAGTTCCAAGAAACATTAGGGCTGCAGCACAGAATGCGAAGGATGCCATACTAAATGAAAAGGAGGAGTATATTGTAAGAAGTGCCACTGCAATACAGTACCTGGATGACATTAGTGACGATCCAAACATGCCCCTTCATACAAGAACTCAGATCTGGAGTATAGTTAGTGCCTTGGAGACTGTAAAAGATGAATAA
- the oadA gene encoding sodium-extruding oxaloacetate decarboxylase subunit alpha, which produces MVKITDVTLRDGHQSLMATRLRTEDMVPILEKMDEVGFHSLEVWGGATFDACIRYLNEDPWERLRIIRKRVQNTPLKMLLRGQNLVGYRHYPDDIVEKFIEKAYENGIDIFRIFDALNDIRNMEFSIKVAKRLGAHVQGDICYTVSPVHTIDQFVELAKKLEELGCDSIGIKDMAGLLLPYDAKELIKRLKEEVSLPIHLHSHCTSGIAPFTFMTAIEAGVDVVDCAMSPLSMGASHPPVESVVAALKGTPYDTKLDLELLNEIREYFDKVREKYKYLIDPIAERIDTRILVYQIPGGMLSNLISQLKEQGALDKLQEVLEEIPRVRADLGYPPLVTPTSQIVGTQAVMNVLTGERYKIITNEVINYIKGLYGKPPAPISKELMKRALGEGEKPITCRPADLLEPEYEKFKKEAEEKGIVSKEEDILTYALYPHIALKFLRGELKPEPIPEEKEVSKFLEIPTEYIIEVDGEAYEVRIKPRYGTEMKKKKEEITVETEGAVTSPLRGMITKIKVKEGDTVKKGDVILILEAMKMENPVESPVDGKVEKILVHEGQTVNVGDILMIIK; this is translated from the coding sequence ATGGTAAAGATAACAGACGTTACATTGAGGGATGGGCATCAATCTCTTATGGCCACAAGACTGAGAACGGAGGATATGGTACCTATTTTGGAGAAAATGGATGAGGTAGGATTCCACTCCCTAGAGGTATGGGGTGGAGCCACTTTTGACGCCTGTATAAGGTATCTCAATGAAGATCCCTGGGAGAGATTAAGAATTATAAGAAAGAGAGTTCAGAACACACCTCTTAAGATGTTATTGAGGGGGCAAAACCTTGTGGGATACAGACACTATCCAGATGATATTGTAGAGAAGTTTATAGAGAAGGCTTATGAGAACGGTATTGACATATTCAGGATATTCGATGCCTTAAACGATATTAGAAATATGGAGTTCTCCATAAAGGTTGCAAAGAGGTTAGGGGCTCATGTACAGGGGGATATATGTTATACTGTAAGTCCAGTACACACTATAGATCAGTTTGTAGAACTCGCCAAGAAACTTGAGGAACTTGGTTGCGATTCCATAGGTATAAAGGATATGGCAGGACTACTTCTACCTTACGATGCTAAGGAACTTATTAAGAGGTTGAAGGAGGAGGTTTCCTTACCTATACACCTCCACAGCCACTGTACCAGTGGTATAGCCCCATTTACCTTCATGACTGCAATTGAGGCAGGGGTAGATGTGGTAGATTGTGCCATGTCCCCACTGTCAATGGGTGCCTCTCATCCACCTGTAGAGAGTGTAGTTGCTGCACTTAAGGGTACTCCCTACGATACAAAGTTAGATCTAGAACTTTTAAACGAGATTAGGGAGTACTTCGACAAGGTTAGGGAAAAGTACAAGTATCTCATAGATCCAATAGCAGAGAGGATAGATACAAGGATACTTGTATATCAGATACCTGGGGGAATGCTCTCAAATCTTATATCCCAATTGAAGGAACAGGGAGCCTTGGATAAACTACAGGAGGTATTGGAAGAGATTCCAAGGGTAAGGGCAGATCTAGGTTATCCACCTTTAGTAACGCCAACATCTCAAATAGTAGGTACTCAGGCTGTAATGAACGTACTTACAGGGGAAAGGTACAAGATCATTACAAACGAGGTAATAAACTATATAAAGGGACTGTATGGAAAGCCACCTGCTCCAATAAGTAAGGAACTTATGAAGAGGGCACTGGGAGAGGGTGAGAAACCTATCACCTGTAGGCCTGCAGATCTCTTAGAACCTGAGTACGAGAAGTTTAAAAAGGAGGCTGAGGAGAAGGGGATAGTATCAAAGGAGGAGGATATACTAACATATGCCCTCTATCCACATATTGCCCTTAAGTTCTTGAGAGGAGAGTTGAAACCTGAGCCAATACCAGAGGAGAAGGAGGTATCTAAGTTCTTAGAGATACCAACTGAGTATATAATTGAGGTGGATGGGGAGGCATACGAGGTTAGGATAAAGCCTAGGTATGGAACTGAGATGAAGAAGAAAAAGGAGGAGATCACTGTAGAGACAGAGGGGGCGGTAACCTCTCCTCTTAGAGGTATGATCACAAAGATAAAGGTGAAAGAAGGAGACACTGTAAAGAAGGGGGATGTTATACTTATACTTGAGGCTATGAAGATGGAGAACCCTGTTGAAAGTCCTGTAGATGGAAAGGTTGAGAAGATCCTCGTCCATGAAGGGCAGACTGTGAATGTGGGGGATATCCTTATGATAATAAAATAA
- a CDS encoding 30S ribosomal protein S27ae: MAKHQNVQKYKYYKIEDGKVVRLKKTCPRCGPGVFMAEHLNRYACGRCGYTEWKKPEKKQS; this comes from the coding sequence ATGGCTAAACACCAGAATGTCCAGAAGTACAAGTACTATAAAATTGAGGATGGTAAGGTAGTAAGGTTGAAGAAAACATGTCCAAGATGTGGCCCTGGAGTATTTATGGCAGAACACTTAAATAGGTACGCCTGTGGAAGATGTGGATATACAGAGTGGAAAAAACCGGAGAAGAAGCAAAGTTAA
- a CDS encoding DNA-directed RNA polymerase, producing the protein MYKVVTISDIVRVPPNMFGNLLEESIHNILVEKYEGILDKDIGLILSIGDVKEIGEGKVIYGDGAAYHPVVFDALCYIPELYEVVEGEVVDVVEFGIFVRLGPLDGLVHISQIMDDYVSYDPKNERMVGRDTGKVVKKGDIVRARIIAVSLRETKKRGSKIALTMRQPGLGKLEWIEEEKKKKKLQVVK; encoded by the coding sequence TTGTATAAAGTGGTGACTATCTCCGATATTGTTAGGGTACCTCCAAATATGTTTGGAAACCTCCTTGAGGAGAGCATACACAATATACTGGTAGAAAAATACGAAGGTATCTTAGATAAAGATATAGGTCTTATCCTCTCAATTGGGGACGTTAAGGAGATAGGTGAAGGTAAGGTAATATATGGGGACGGTGCAGCTTACCATCCTGTGGTTTTCGATGCTTTATGTTATATTCCTGAACTTTACGAGGTTGTAGAGGGAGAAGTTGTAGATGTTGTAGAATTTGGTATATTTGTAAGGTTAGGTCCCTTAGACGGTCTAGTCCATATATCTCAGATTATGGATGATTATGTCTCCTACGACCCGAAAAACGAGAGGATGGTGGGAAGAGATACTGGAAAGGTTGTGAAGAAGGGGGATATAGTTAGGGCAAGGATTATAGCGGTAAGTTTGAGGGAGACTAAAAAGAGGGGAAGTAAGATAGCCCTAACGATGAGACAGCCAGGATTGGGAAAGTTAGAGTGGATAGAGGAAGAGAAGAAAAAGAAAAAATTGCAGGTGGTTAAGTAG
- a CDS encoding iron ABC transporter permease — translation MREEYRRYILKKIFLGGILILSLLLLSLFALAIGDYRLSVNEVINTLLGGGNRYQQLVVWNMRLPRILSAIIAGASLSVAGAVMQCVLRNPLASPFTMGVSHGAMFGACVAILLFGLSTGIGGPYVITIFAFLGALGCVMAVLTLAKIRNLTPEAMILSGVALSSLFTAGTMFIQYFSDELELAAMVYWTFGDLGRATWSDIYIMLIILLITSIYFIWRRWDYNALEAGDEVAKSLGVNIEDIRMWSMLLSSLLTAVNVAFLGIIGFIGLISPHIVRILVGGDYRFLIPLSFLFGSVLLLSADILARTLISPIVLPVGILTSFLGTPMFLYLLLRMYSKR, via the coding sequence ATGAGGGAGGAGTACAGGAGGTACATACTTAAAAAGATCTTCTTAGGGGGAATTTTAATACTATCTCTACTTTTACTCTCCCTCTTCGCCCTCGCTATAGGGGATTACAGGTTATCAGTTAATGAGGTTATCAACACCCTCCTTGGAGGTGGTAATAGATACCAACAGTTGGTAGTATGGAATATGAGACTTCCGAGGATCCTATCTGCGATTATTGCAGGTGCCTCCCTATCTGTGGCAGGTGCTGTTATGCAGTGTGTCCTTAGGAATCCCTTAGCCTCTCCATTTACTATGGGAGTATCCCATGGTGCCATGTTTGGTGCATGTGTAGCAATACTCCTCTTCGGTTTAAGTACAGGGATAGGAGGTCCATACGTTATAACCATCTTCGCATTCTTGGGGGCCCTAGGATGTGTTATGGCAGTACTAACACTGGCGAAAATAAGGAACCTTACACCTGAGGCTATGATACTCTCAGGGGTTGCACTAAGTTCCCTCTTTACGGCGGGAACTATGTTTATACAGTACTTCTCCGACGAGTTGGAACTTGCTGCAATGGTCTATTGGACATTTGGGGATCTCGGCAGGGCTACCTGGAGTGACATCTATATTATGTTAATTATCCTTCTAATTACCTCGATATACTTCATATGGAGGAGATGGGATTACAACGCATTGGAGGCAGGGGATGAGGTGGCAAAATCCCTTGGGGTGAATATAGAGGATATCAGAATGTGGAGTATGCTACTCTCCTCCCTACTAACTGCTGTAAATGTTGCATTCTTAGGTATAATAGGTTTCATCGGGTTGATATCTCCTCATATTGTTAGGATCTTAGTTGGAGGAGATTACAGGTTTCTCATACCTCTATCCTTTCTCTTCGGTTCAGTACTGTTGTTATCTGCAGATATACTGGCAAGAACTTTAATATCTCCTATAGTATTACCAGTGGGAATACTTACCTCCTTCCTCGGTACCCCTATGTTTCTCTATCTACTGTTGAGGATGTACAGTAAAAGGTGA
- a CDS encoding acetyl-CoA carboxylase biotin carboxylase subunit, with protein MFKKILIANRGEIAVRVIRACQELDIKTVAIYSQADEHALFTSLADESYCIGPPQASKSYLNIKRIIKVAKKSGAEAIHPGYGFLAENPNFARACEENGIVFIGPPAEAIEAMGSKINAKKIMKKAGVPVLPGTDGPVEDVEEAVAVAEEIGYPVIVKASAGGGGIGMAVAHNKEELIETIESTQSIAKSAFGDPTIFIEKYLEKPRHIEIQILADKYGNVVYLGERECSIQRRHQKLIEEAPSPIMTEELRKRMGEAAVRAAKAINYCNAGTVEFLYYDGEFYFLEMNTRIQVEHPITEIVTGIDIVKEQIKIAYGEKLPFKQEDIEIRGHAIECRINAEDPLREFVPSPGRIKYYRSPGGPGVRIDSGVYSGAEIPPYYDSMIAKLITYGRDREEAIARMKRALKEYIILGVSTNIPFHRAVMEEEDFRKGNISTHYIEDHKKYLKEKVTKYAIEAMDLEKLFEEKVFHDSKKIVALAGGLNAYITSVVNRNKLNDKYSGE; from the coding sequence ATGTTCAAGAAGATACTTATAGCCAACAGGGGGGAGATTGCAGTTAGGGTTATAAGGGCATGTCAGGAATTAGATATAAAGACTGTTGCAATATACTCCCAGGCAGATGAACATGCCCTATTTACATCCTTGGCAGATGAGAGTTACTGTATAGGGCCCCCACAGGCATCTAAGAGTTATCTAAATATAAAGAGGATAATAAAGGTTGCAAAGAAGAGTGGTGCCGAGGCTATACATCCTGGTTATGGTTTCCTCGCGGAGAATCCAAATTTTGCCAGAGCCTGTGAGGAGAATGGGATAGTATTTATAGGACCTCCTGCCGAAGCTATAGAAGCCATGGGTAGTAAGATAAACGCAAAAAAGATAATGAAAAAGGCTGGAGTGCCAGTACTTCCTGGTACAGATGGGCCAGTTGAGGATGTAGAAGAAGCAGTGGCAGTTGCAGAGGAGATAGGTTATCCTGTGATAGTAAAGGCCTCCGCTGGAGGGGGAGGTATAGGGATGGCAGTGGCCCATAACAAGGAGGAACTGATAGAAACGATAGAGTCTACCCAATCCATAGCAAAGAGTGCCTTTGGGGATCCTACCATATTCATAGAGAAGTACCTTGAAAAACCGAGACATATAGAGATACAGATACTGGCAGACAAGTATGGAAATGTGGTATATCTTGGAGAGAGGGAGTGTTCCATACAGAGGAGACACCAGAAGTTAATTGAGGAGGCACCTTCACCTATTATGACTGAAGAGTTAAGGAAGAGGATGGGAGAGGCTGCAGTAAGGGCTGCAAAGGCTATAAACTACTGCAATGCAGGGACTGTAGAGTTCCTGTACTACGATGGAGAGTTCTACTTCTTGGAGATGAATACAAGGATCCAGGTTGAACATCCAATAACTGAAATAGTCACAGGTATAGATATTGTAAAGGAGCAGATAAAGATAGCCTACGGGGAGAAACTCCCTTTCAAACAGGAGGATATAGAGATAAGGGGACATGCCATAGAGTGTAGGATAAACGCAGAGGATCCTCTAAGGGAGTTTGTACCATCTCCAGGGAGGATAAAGTACTACAGATCCCCAGGAGGGCCTGGAGTTAGGATAGACAGTGGTGTCTACAGTGGTGCAGAGATACCTCCTTACTATGACTCTATGATAGCAAAGTTGATAACCTATGGAAGGGATAGGGAGGAGGCCATTGCAAGAATGAAAAGGGCACTTAAGGAGTATATAATACTAGGTGTCAGCACAAACATACCCTTCCACAGGGCAGTGATGGAGGAGGAAGACTTCAGAAAAGGGAATATATCAACCCATTATATAGAGGATCACAAGAAGTATCTGAAGGAAAAGGTAACTAAGTACGCTATAGAGGCCATGGATCTTGAAAAACTCTTCGAAGAGAAAGTATTCCACGATAGTAAGAAAATAGTTGCACTTGCAGGAGGTTTAAACGCCTACATTACAAGTGTTGTAAATAGAAATAAGTTAAATGATAAATATTCAGGGGAGTAG
- a CDS encoding iron ABC transporter substrate-binding protein has translation MAFKIPRLLLGIISVILVLGICGCINNNVSENSNTVKIVDLYNREVEVPKNVERIVCCGPGCLRLIVYLNATDKVVGVENAEKEWIPWGRPYRIAHPELADLPTIGQGGPSPKPNPEAILKVNPDVIFVTYMPKEDVEELQERTGIPVVVLSYGKLATFNDRELFRSLELAGKILNREKRAKDVINFINDTLRDLQERTKDIPEDEKPRVYMGGVGFKGARGIDSTMCKYPPFVAVNAKNVVDELNKEGHVFVSKEQILQWDPDVIFIDEGGLKLVLQDYKKNPEFYNSLKAFQNGEVYGLLPYNFYTTNIGTALADAYYVGKVLYPDRFKDVDPEKKADEIYTFLVGKPVYKDMKNFWGGFKRLNFSEE, from the coding sequence ATGGCATTTAAGATACCAAGACTACTCCTGGGAATAATATCTGTAATTCTAGTATTGGGAATTTGTGGATGTATAAATAACAACGTAAGTGAGAATTCAAACACTGTAAAAATAGTAGATCTCTACAACAGGGAGGTAGAGGTTCCAAAGAACGTTGAGAGAATTGTCTGTTGTGGCCCAGGATGTCTAAGGTTGATAGTCTATCTAAATGCCACAGATAAGGTTGTTGGAGTTGAAAATGCGGAAAAAGAATGGATCCCTTGGGGAAGGCCCTACAGGATAGCCCACCCTGAACTTGCAGATCTACCAACCATTGGACAGGGGGGACCCTCTCCAAAGCCTAACCCTGAGGCGATACTCAAGGTAAATCCAGATGTTATATTTGTAACCTATATGCCTAAAGAGGACGTTGAGGAGTTGCAGGAGAGAACAGGGATTCCCGTAGTTGTACTAAGTTATGGGAAGTTGGCCACGTTTAACGATAGGGAACTATTTAGATCCTTAGAACTTGCTGGGAAAATTCTGAACAGGGAAAAGAGGGCTAAAGATGTTATAAACTTTATAAATGATACTCTAAGGGATCTACAGGAGAGGACTAAAGATATACCTGAGGATGAGAAGCCCAGGGTATATATGGGAGGTGTAGGTTTCAAAGGTGCGAGGGGTATTGACAGTACCATGTGTAAGTATCCTCCCTTTGTTGCAGTGAATGCAAAAAATGTTGTTGATGAATTAAACAAAGAGGGACATGTGTTTGTCAGTAAGGAGCAGATATTACAGTGGGATCCTGATGTTATATTCATAGACGAGGGAGGTTTAAAATTAGTCCTTCAGGACTATAAGAAAAATCCAGAGTTCTACAACTCATTGAAAGCCTTCCAGAATGGAGAGGTTTATGGCTTATTGCCCTACAACTTCTACACTACAAACATTGGAACCGCCCTTGCAGATGCCTACTACGTTGGAAAGGTCCTCTATCCAGATAGATTTAAGGATGTAGATCCAGAGAAGAAGGCAGACGAGATATATACATTCTTAGTAGGTAAGCCGGTTTATAAAGATATGAAGAACTTCTGGGGAGGGTTTAAGAGGTTGAACTTCAGTGAGGAGTAA
- a CDS encoding 30S ribosomal protein S24e, with the protein MEIEVLSERENPLLNRKEIRFLIRYEGSTPTIKDVKLKIAAMYNVDKNLVIVDKIDQEFGKMESKCYVKIYSDENSMKMIEKKSTLEKNKIDEEKEGEGENNG; encoded by the coding sequence ATGGAGATTGAAGTACTATCTGAGAGAGAAAACCCCCTGTTAAATAGGAAGGAAATCAGATTTTTAATAAGATATGAAGGTTCAACACCTACTATAAAAGATGTAAAGTTGAAAATAGCAGCGATGTACAATGTAGATAAAAACTTAGTGATTGTAGATAAGATAGACCAGGAATTTGGTAAGATGGAGTCCAAATGCTATGTAAAGATATACTCTGACGAGAATTCTATGAAAATGATAGAGAAAAAATCCACCTTGGAGAAAAATAAGATAGATGAGGAAAAAGAGGGTGAGGGTGAGAACAATGGCTAA
- the fucA gene encoding L-fuculose phosphate aldolase, whose amino-acid sequence MDLKEFVNICRMLYQRKYIVGSGGNVSIREGDRVYITPTGSILGCLREEDISIVDIESNIIKGKPSSELKMHLGIYRSREDVNSIIHTHSPYTIAFSVLDRKIELITPESKVFIKKIGYVPYLEAGSEELAKEVSKRKEDVIVLKNHGVVCLGRNLRDAYIKTEVIEEVAKLNFIIHLLQSPRH is encoded by the coding sequence ATGGACTTAAAGGAGTTTGTGAACATCTGTCGTATGTTGTACCAGAGGAAGTACATCGTAGGTAGTGGAGGTAATGTAAGTATCAGGGAAGGCGACAGGGTATATATCACCCCTACAGGATCTATACTGGGATGTTTAAGGGAAGAGGATATCTCCATTGTAGATATAGAGAGCAATATTATAAAGGGCAAACCATCCTCTGAGTTGAAGATGCACCTAGGAATATACAGAAGTAGAGAAGATGTGAATAGTATAATACATACCCACTCCCCCTATACTATTGCCTTCTCAGTGCTAGATAGAAAAATAGAGTTGATAACCCCTGAATCTAAGGTTTTCATAAAAAAGATAGGTTATGTTCCCTATTTAGAGGCAGGTAGTGAGGAGTTGGCTAAAGAGGTATCTAAAAGGAAGGAGGATGTAATTGTACTTAAAAACCATGGTGTTGTATGTCTAGGAAGGAATTTAAGGGATGCCTATATAAAAACAGAGGTTATTGAAGAGGTTGCAAAGTTAAACTTTATTATTCATCTTTTACAGTCTCCAAGGCACTAA
- a CDS encoding 30S ribosomal protein S6e — translation MPKFKVVVSDDDGKSYQLEVETSALIGKKIGDVIDGSLIGLEGYKLKITGGSDKCGFPMRPDVPGTGVKRVLLSKGPGYRPKERGIRKRKSVRGNTISEDIVQVNTKVVEYGEKPIAELIGQG, via the coding sequence TTGCCAAAGTTTAAAGTAGTAGTATCTGATGACGATGGAAAATCCTACCAGTTGGAAGTTGAAACATCTGCGTTAATAGGTAAAAAAATAGGGGATGTTATAGACGGTTCCCTCATAGGTTTGGAAGGATACAAGTTAAAGATCACTGGAGGATCTGATAAATGTGGATTTCCAATGAGGCCTGACGTCCCAGGTACTGGAGTTAAAAGGGTATTATTAAGTAAGGGTCCTGGATACAGGCCTAAGGAAAGAGGTATAAGGAAGAGAAAGAGTGTAAGAGGTAATACAATTTCTGAGGATATAGTTCAGGTAAACACAAAAGTTGTAGAGTATGGAGAGAAACCTATAGCTGAGTTGATAGGGCAGGGATAA
- a CDS encoding ABC transporter ATP-binding protein has product MKLSINGVKFSYGSREILKGVSFEVERGEVFSILGTNGAGKSTLLKCINRILTPKKGTVLIDNFDIREMDNSQLAKYIGYVPQKSNGNYMTVFDTLLLGRKPYIKWEVSREDIEVVYKVLELLGLEEHTLKYTNELSGGELQKVVIGRALVQEPEVLLLDEPTNNLDIKNQLEVMEIIRNVSKSEGITSVLVMHDLNLALRYSDKFALMKDGKIYAVGGREVITPENIRSVYGVDVYIEHVKGYPVVVPVV; this is encoded by the coding sequence ATGAAACTCTCCATTAACGGTGTAAAATTCTCCTACGGAAGTAGGGAGATCCTAAAAGGTGTCTCCTTTGAGGTAGAGAGGGGAGAGGTATTTTCCATATTGGGAACAAACGGCGCAGGTAAATCTACCCTACTTAAGTGTATAAACAGGATACTAACACCTAAGAAGGGCACTGTCCTGATAGACAACTTCGATATAAGGGAGATGGACAACTCCCAGTTGGCTAAATATATTGGCTACGTCCCTCAAAAATCCAACGGAAACTATATGACAGTTTTCGATACCTTACTTTTAGGAAGGAAACCTTATATAAAATGGGAGGTATCCAGAGAGGATATAGAGGTAGTATATAAGGTTTTGGAACTCTTAGGATTGGAGGAGCATACGTTGAAATACACCAACGAGTTAAGTGGTGGAGAACTACAGAAAGTAGTGATAGGTAGAGCCCTCGTCCAGGAACCTGAGGTTTTACTATTAGATGAACCTACAAACAACTTAGATATAAAGAATCAACTTGAGGTTATGGAGATTATAAGGAATGTGTCAAAGTCTGAAGGTATTACCTCTGTACTGGTGATGCACGATCTAAACTTAGCCCTTAGATACTCTGATAAGTTCGCCCTTATGAAGGATGGGAAGATATACGCTGTAGGAGGTAGGGAGGTTATAACACCGGAGAATATTAGGAGTGTATATGGGGTTGATGTGTATATTGAGCATGTTAAGGGGTATCCAGTGGTGGTTCCTGTGGTATAG
- the spt4 gene encoding transcription elongation factor subunit Spt4, producing the protein MKACLKCKYLTDKDRCPICNSEVSENWRGLLIVLDPLKSEIAKKVKIDIKGKYALSVK; encoded by the coding sequence ATGAAGGCCTGTTTGAAGTGTAAGTACTTAACAGATAAAGATAGGTGTCCTATATGCAACTCTGAGGTGTCGGAGAACTGGAGGGGTTTATTGATAGTATTAGATCCTCTCAAATCTGAAATAGCGAAAAAGGTTAAGATAGACATCAAGGGAAAGTATGCATTGAGTGTTAAATAG
- a CDS encoding class I SAM-dependent methyltransferase — protein sequence MELLKPPEVSPKELYHLLQDLYTKTRLLYLLRSAIDLGIFEHLEDFKTPKEVAKEIGCDEVLLEHTLEALNKIGLLDKKLEDGDTLYKNSKIVQLYLKRDSQYSYLTPIKSMFKRLEHWRDGDVLRNKMVVDEREFFSEVVKVMAEECKCWELQKTVEYLSKFEEFKRAKKLLDIGGGHGLYSIGFSMVNKDLKCYVFDLPGVVKVTEYYIRKYNGKNVFTIEGDFYKDDIGRDYDIVFSSYNPGGRDPVIIEKIYRALKVGGLFVNKQSFPTSEDIGDILDNIEWNFFEFKGYKKKKFRYSFERSLQFQDYIRFLEEIGFEVLEVVSLEDILGYDLNRDTKIVVAKKVGDKNEGGVQEVHT from the coding sequence ATGGAACTACTTAAACCTCCTGAAGTTAGTCCAAAGGAGTTATACCATCTACTACAGGATCTATACACAAAGACAAGGTTACTCTACCTTCTAAGATCTGCCATAGATCTTGGGATCTTTGAACACCTTGAGGACTTTAAAACTCCTAAGGAGGTTGCTAAGGAGATAGGATGTGATGAGGTACTCCTTGAACATACCTTGGAGGCGCTGAATAAAATAGGCCTACTTGATAAAAAATTGGAGGATGGAGATACCCTATATAAAAACTCCAAGATAGTTCAACTGTACTTAAAAAGGGATTCTCAGTACTCCTATCTAACTCCAATTAAGAGTATGTTTAAAAGACTTGAACATTGGAGAGATGGAGATGTCCTAAGAAATAAGATGGTAGTTGATGAAAGGGAGTTCTTTTCAGAGGTTGTTAAGGTAATGGCGGAGGAGTGTAAATGTTGGGAGTTGCAGAAGACTGTTGAATACCTGTCAAAATTTGAGGAGTTTAAAAGGGCTAAAAAACTTTTGGATATTGGAGGGGGACATGGCCTCTACAGTATAGGTTTTTCCATGGTAAATAAGGACTTGAAGTGTTACGTTTTCGATCTTCCAGGGGTTGTAAAGGTGACGGAGTACTACATAAGGAAGTACAATGGGAAGAATGTCTTTACAATTGAGGGGGATTTCTATAAGGACGATATCGGGAGGGATTACGATATAGTTTTCTCCTCCTACAACCCTGGAGGTAGGGATCCTGTTATTATAGAGAAGATATACAGGGCTCTAAAGGTAGGAGGTTTATTCGTAAATAAACAGAGTTTTCCCACCTCTGAAGATATTGGGGACATCCTAGATAATATAGAGTGGAACTTCTTCGAATTTAAGGGATATAAGAAGAAAAAATTTAGGTACTCCTTTGAGAGAAGTCTCCAATTCCAGGACTATATAAGGTTCTTAGAGGAGATAGGTTTTGAGGTTCTCGAAGTTGTCAGTTTAGAGGATATACTAGGTTACGATCTGAACAGGGATACTAAGATCGTAGTTGCTAAAAAGGTAGGGGATAAAAATGAGGGAGGAGTACAGGAGGTACATACTTAA